From the genome of Scytonema hofmannii PCC 7110, one region includes:
- a CDS encoding phosphomannose isomerase type II C-terminal cupin domain has translation MVQIHEATQANTLTLPAAVTARGVAATELRPWGSFTVLEEGRGYKIKRIEVKPGHRLSLQMHHHRSEHWIVVSGTAKVVCGDREVLLRNNESTYVPQCTAHRLENPGVIPLVLIEVQNGEYLGEDDIVRYQDDYARTQDLNQQ, from the coding sequence ATGGTTCAAATTCACGAGGCAACACAAGCTAACACATTGACTCTTCCTGCAGCCGTGACTGCTAGAGGAGTTGCTGCTACAGAACTTCGTCCTTGGGGTTCTTTCACCGTGCTCGAAGAAGGACGCGGATACAAAATTAAGCGCATTGAAGTTAAGCCTGGACACCGCCTCAGCTTACAAATGCATCACCATCGCAGCGAGCACTGGATTGTTGTCTCTGGTACAGCTAAGGTCGTTTGTGGCGATCGCGAAGTGCTTCTGAGAAATAACGAATCTACTTATGTACCTCAGTGTACAGCTCATCGCTTAGAAAATCCTGGCGTCATTCCCTTGGTATTGATTGAAGTCCAAAATGGCGAGTATTTAGGTGAAGATGATATTGTTCGATACCAAGACGACTACGCCCGTACTCAAGACCTCAATCAACAATAG
- a CDS encoding HesB/IscA family protein: MIQLSSAAANEIERLKSKQQASHIFFRLAVKSGGCSGLYYDMSFDEAAKLGDRVVTTNGLQVVIDAESQKYVNGLTVDYSEDLMGGGFRFQNPQASVSCGCGNSFSTAKE, translated from the coding sequence ATGATTCAACTGAGTTCAGCAGCTGCTAATGAAATTGAGCGACTCAAATCAAAGCAGCAGGCGTCACACATATTTTTTCGCCTAGCAGTTAAATCCGGTGGTTGTTCCGGGTTGTACTATGACATGTCTTTTGATGAGGCGGCGAAACTTGGCGATCGCGTTGTTACCACTAATGGTCTTCAAGTGGTTATAGATGCTGAAAGCCAAAAATATGTGAACGGCTTAACTGTAGATTACTCAGAAGATTTGATGGGCGGAGGCTTTCGCTTCCAAAACCCTCAAGCAAGCGTTAGTTGCGGCTGTGGTAATTCTTTCTCAACTGCGAAGGAATAG
- the rpsL gene encoding 30S ribosomal protein S12 — protein sequence MPTIQQLIRTEREKARQKTKSPALKECPQRRGVCTRVYTTTPKKPNSALRKVARVRLTSGFEVTAYIPGIGHNLQEHSVVMIRGGRVKDLPGVRYHIIRGTLDTAGVKDRKQGRSKYGTKRPKKA from the coding sequence ATGCCAACAATACAGCAACTTATACGTACTGAACGCGAAAAAGCGCGTCAGAAAACCAAGTCCCCAGCTCTGAAGGAATGCCCTCAGCGCCGAGGTGTGTGTACCAGAGTATACACAACCACACCCAAAAAGCCTAACTCAGCTTTACGCAAAGTAGCAAGGGTAAGATTAACATCTGGATTTGAGGTCACCGCCTACATTCCAGGAATTGGTCACAACTTGCAAGAACACTCAGTGGTTATGATTCGTGGCGGTAGGGTTAAGGACTTACCAGGCGTGAGATACCACATCATTCGTGGAACCTTAGATACAGCCGGAGTCAAAGACCGCAAACAAGGTCGTTCTAAGTATGGAACGAAGCGTCCTAAGAAAGCATAA
- the rpsG gene encoding 30S ribosomal protein S7, translated as MSRRGVIQRRPVPSDSVYNSRLVSMMIRRIMRHGKKSLAARIVYDAMKTIQERIGGDPLEVFERAVRNATPLVEVKARRVGGATYQVPMEVRSERGTTLALRWLVQFSRSRPGRTMAGRLANELMDAANETGNAIRKREETHRMAEANKAFAHYRY; from the coding sequence ATGTCTCGTAGAGGTGTAATTCAAAGGCGTCCAGTTCCTTCTGACTCTGTGTACAATAGCCGTCTTGTCAGTATGATGATTAGACGTATTATGCGTCACGGCAAAAAATCGCTAGCCGCACGCATAGTTTATGATGCTATGAAAACAATTCAGGAAAGGATTGGAGGCGATCCATTAGAAGTGTTTGAAAGAGCAGTGCGAAATGCAACTCCATTGGTAGAGGTGAAAGCCCGTCGTGTAGGCGGTGCTACTTATCAAGTTCCAATGGAAGTCCGTTCCGAACGGGGTACGACTCTTGCCTTACGTTGGCTGGTTCAGTTCTCTAGATCTAGACCCGGTCGGACAATGGCAGGTAGACTGGCAAATGAGTTGATGGATGCAGCAAACGAAACCGGTAACGCCATTCGCAAGCGGGAAGAAACGCACCGCATGGCTGAAGCGAATAAAGCATTTGCACACTATCGCTACTAG
- the fusA gene encoding elongation factor G, translating into MARNHPLEKVRNIGIAAHIDAGKTTTTERILFYSGIIHKIGEVHEGTAVTDWMEQERERGITITAAAISTSWKNHQINIIDTPGHVDFTIEVERSMRVLDGVITVLCSVGGVQPQTETVWRQADRYKVPRIVFINKMDRTGASFYKVYDQIRDRLRANAIAIQLPIGSENEFKGIVDLVKMSAYIYTNDQGTDIQETAIPEDMAAQVEEYRSKLIEAVAETDDDLMNKYFEGEELTEEEVRKALRKGTVAGTIVPTLCGSAFKNKGVQLLLDAVVDYLPAPSDVPPIQGTVPSGETVERRADDNEPLSALAFKIMADPYGRLTFVRVYSGVLKKGSYVLNATKGKKERISRLVVLKADDRLDVDELRAGDLGAALGLKDTLTGDTLCDEGALVILESLYIPEPVISVAVEPKTKNDMDKLSKALQSLSEEDPTFRVSVNPETNQTVIAGMGELHLEILVDRMLREFKVEANVGAPQVAYRETVRKPVTRVEGKFIRQSGGKGQYGHVVIDLEPGEPGSGFEFVSKIVGGTVPKEYISPVESGIKETCESGILAGYPLIDIKATLVDGSYHEVDSSEMAFKIAGSMAVKEAAMKASPILLEPMMKVEVEVPEAFLGDVMGDLNSRRGQIEGMGSEAGLAKVTAKVPLSEMFGYATDIRSKTQGRGIFSMEFSNYEEVPRNVAEAIIAKSKGNA; encoded by the coding sequence GTGGCACGTAACCACCCGCTAGAGAAAGTACGCAACATAGGTATTGCGGCGCATATAGATGCGGGCAAAACCACAACAACAGAGAGGATATTATTTTACTCTGGGATAATTCATAAGATTGGTGAAGTTCACGAAGGAACCGCTGTTACCGACTGGATGGAACAGGAGAGAGAGCGGGGAATTACTATTACTGCTGCTGCTATCAGTACCAGTTGGAAAAATCATCAAATTAACATTATTGATACTCCCGGACACGTAGACTTCACCATAGAAGTAGAGCGTTCGATGCGGGTGCTAGATGGTGTTATTACAGTGCTATGTTCTGTAGGTGGCGTGCAACCCCAAACAGAAACTGTATGGCGTCAAGCAGACCGTTACAAAGTGCCTCGAATCGTGTTTATCAACAAGATGGATCGCACGGGCGCAAGCTTCTATAAGGTTTACGATCAAATACGCGATCGCCTGCGGGCAAATGCGATTGCCATTCAGTTACCCATAGGCAGTGAAAACGAGTTCAAAGGTATCGTTGACTTGGTAAAGATGAGCGCATACATCTACACCAATGACCAGGGAACCGATATTCAGGAAACAGCCATCCCCGAAGATATGGCGGCTCAGGTAGAAGAATACCGTAGCAAGCTGATTGAAGCAGTCGCGGAAACCGACGACGATCTGATGAACAAGTACTTCGAGGGTGAAGAACTGACTGAGGAAGAAGTTCGCAAAGCACTGCGGAAAGGCACAGTTGCAGGCACCATCGTGCCAACGCTTTGTGGTTCAGCATTCAAAAACAAAGGCGTACAGCTGCTATTGGATGCAGTGGTAGACTACCTACCCGCACCAAGTGATGTACCACCAATTCAAGGTACAGTACCCTCTGGGGAAACTGTTGAACGTCGTGCTGACGATAACGAACCCCTGTCAGCGCTAGCTTTCAAGATTATGGCAGACCCCTACGGTCGTCTGACATTCGTTCGCGTCTATTCTGGTGTTCTGAAGAAAGGCAGTTACGTCCTCAACGCTACCAAAGGAAAGAAAGAACGAATTTCCCGCTTGGTGGTGTTAAAAGCAGACGACCGATTGGACGTTGACGAACTCAGAGCCGGCGATTTGGGAGCTGCGTTGGGATTGAAAGATACCTTGACAGGTGACACATTATGTGACGAGGGTGCATTAGTTATTCTCGAATCCCTATACATTCCCGAGCCTGTTATCTCGGTGGCGGTTGAACCCAAGACCAAAAATGACATGGACAAATTGTCCAAGGCTCTGCAATCTCTCTCGGAAGAAGACCCCACCTTCCGCGTGAGCGTGAATCCGGAAACCAACCAAACCGTGATTGCAGGGATGGGTGAGCTTCACCTAGAAATTCTGGTAGACCGGATGTTACGCGAATTTAAAGTGGAAGCAAACGTTGGTGCACCACAAGTTGCTTACCGCGAAACCGTTCGCAAACCCGTAACCAGAGTAGAAGGTAAATTCATCCGGCAGAGTGGTGGTAAAGGTCAGTACGGTCACGTTGTCATTGACTTGGAGCCAGGGGAACCCGGAAGCGGTTTTGAATTTGTCTCCAAGATTGTGGGCGGTACCGTACCTAAAGAGTACATATCGCCTGTGGAATCAGGTATCAAAGAAACCTGTGAATCCGGCATATTAGCTGGATACCCACTCATTGATATCAAGGCAACCTTGGTCGATGGGTCTTACCACGAAGTAGACTCTTCAGAAATGGCTTTCAAAATTGCTGGTTCAATGGCAGTGAAAGAAGCAGCCATGAAGGCTTCACCAATTCTGTTAGAGCCTATGATGAAAGTTGAGGTAGAAGTTCCCGAAGCCTTCCTTGGGGATGTAATGGGCGACCTCAATTCCCGTCGCGGACAAATTGAGGGCATGGGATCTGAAGCAGGGCTTGCGAAAGTAACTGCCAAAGTACCATTGTCAGAGATGTTTGGCTATGCTACTGACATCCGGTCTAAGACACAAGGTAGGGGCATCTTCTCAATGGAATTTAGCAACTATGAAGAAGTACCTCGCAACGTAGCTGAGGCAATCATAGCTAAAAGCAAAGGGAACGCTTAA